In Streptomyces sp. P3, one DNA window encodes the following:
- a CDS encoding LuxR C-terminal-related transcriptional regulator, with protein MHIPDIAEVVGRYELDAIAVALYESVAKRSPVSTCELREQGELSSVTEEDLDRAVERLLGLRLLARVADAPTRYAALPPDLSQALLLGGAERQITQALMQVNQVRRELMDLSSVYSDALFDRMQDQRVEPISDLQQVRDLITELCETCQTEVLTSQPGGARPNDQLEESFERTELMLSRGVRMRTLYQHTAQFSAETLSYVQWVTGLGAEVRTLADGFPRLIIIDRKIALIDAPEDLRGALLVRSPGVVEFMTRCFNWAWIAANPFPDSYQRERVRVISDEIKEAIIRFLVLGEDDRVIARRLGMSLRSVQRHIAEIMAQLGATNRLHAGYLLGRDARPDWPN; from the coding sequence ATGCACATACCAGACATCGCCGAAGTTGTGGGGCGATACGAGTTGGATGCAATTGCAGTGGCCCTCTATGAAAGCGTGGCGAAGCGGTCGCCCGTCTCGACATGTGAATTACGGGAACAGGGTGAGCTCTCCTCGGTAACCGAGGAGGACCTGGATCGCGCCGTGGAGCGACTTCTCGGGCTTCGTCTTCTCGCCCGGGTCGCAGACGCGCCGACCCGGTACGCGGCGTTGCCGCCCGACCTCTCCCAGGCACTTCTCCTGGGAGGGGCCGAACGGCAGATCACTCAGGCGTTGATGCAGGTCAACCAGGTGCGACGGGAGCTCATGGATCTCTCCTCCGTGTACTCCGACGCCCTCTTCGATCGCATGCAGGATCAACGTGTGGAGCCGATTTCCGACCTCCAGCAGGTCCGCGACCTCATCACGGAGCTGTGCGAGACCTGCCAGACCGAGGTGCTCACCTCGCAGCCGGGCGGGGCGCGGCCGAACGACCAGCTGGAGGAATCCTTCGAACGGACGGAGTTGATGCTTTCGCGTGGAGTCCGGATGAGGACGCTTTATCAGCACACTGCGCAATTCAGTGCGGAGACATTGTCCTACGTTCAATGGGTTACCGGCCTGGGGGCGGAAGTCCGCACACTTGCCGACGGGTTCCCACGGCTGATCATCATTGACCGAAAAATTGCACTCATCGACGCTCCGGAGGATCTGCGTGGCGCGCTGCTGGTGCGCTCCCCCGGAGTTGTTGAATTCATGACCAGATGTTTCAACTGGGCCTGGATAGCGGCGAACCCGTTTCCGGATTCATACCAAAGGGAACGGGTTCGTGTGATCTCCGACGAGATCAAGGAGGCGATCATCCGTTTCCTTGTGCTGGGTGAGGACGACAGGGTGATCGCGCGTCGACTGGGAATGTCGCTGCGCAGCGTGCAGCGCCACATCGCCGAGATCATGGCGCAGCTGGGGGCGACCAACCGGCTCCATGCGGGCTACCTCCTGGGACGCGATGCGCGGCCGGACTGGCCGAACTAG
- a CDS encoding TldD/PmbA family protein, which produces MTYTAQDRGPVRTTAGELAAEMRRRAPRGVRPSSGAVQSWHRVSGRFAEGSVSDLSLQQGEATSARYLGEHGLIHRAVPGLNPGAARLEGFGNAGGHRPRATTDAPPSWLEIGAIVASLRELEEAARSCDPSIAQVVIDFELSEQQMALASGEDVLLLRTEQRLLSYLSVRVVARRGDRVSTGFYTPGVSGRLDAIDAAASGAEVARRAVAGLDARPAPVGRMPVVVAGGRGMVLLHEACCHPLEGDEVARGSVYAGRLGEQIASPLVEVRDDSTVPGAVGSYGCDDEGTAARSTTVIEQGRLRAYLTDQDSASRLGTQPSGNGRCGTVQQPPLPRMTNTCLAAGTSTVDEIIADTPFGIYAEHVGGGEVVEATGEFTFRVTNGWLIENGRITDPVRETTIAGLGTDVLRGIDAVADDVTVGAAKCGKFGQWVPVGVIGPTVRVGSLLVGGTE; this is translated from the coding sequence GTGACGTACACGGCTCAGGACCGTGGTCCGGTGCGGACCACGGCGGGTGAACTCGCCGCGGAGATGCGCCGAAGGGCTCCGCGGGGTGTGCGCCCCTCCTCCGGCGCCGTCCAGTCCTGGCACCGTGTGAGCGGACGCTTCGCCGAGGGCTCGGTCAGCGATCTCAGCCTGCAGCAGGGAGAGGCGACCTCCGCCCGTTACCTGGGCGAGCACGGTCTGATCCACCGAGCCGTGCCGGGCCTGAACCCCGGGGCGGCACGGCTCGAAGGCTTCGGGAACGCCGGCGGCCACCGCCCGCGCGCCACCACGGACGCGCCTCCGTCCTGGCTGGAGATCGGGGCGATCGTGGCCTCCCTGCGCGAGTTGGAGGAAGCCGCCCGCTCCTGCGACCCGAGCATCGCCCAGGTCGTGATCGACTTCGAGCTGAGCGAGCAGCAGATGGCCCTGGCGAGCGGAGAGGACGTACTGCTGCTCCGCACAGAACAGCGACTCCTCAGCTATCTGTCCGTGCGGGTCGTCGCACGCCGCGGCGACCGGGTGTCCACCGGCTTCTACACCCCCGGCGTCAGCGGGCGGCTCGACGCGATCGACGCGGCGGCCTCAGGCGCGGAGGTCGCCCGCAGGGCCGTCGCCGGCCTGGACGCCCGGCCCGCCCCGGTGGGCCGGATGCCCGTGGTCGTGGCAGGCGGCCGGGGGATGGTGCTCCTGCACGAGGCGTGCTGCCACCCGCTGGAGGGGGACGAGGTCGCACGCGGGTCCGTCTACGCCGGACGGCTCGGGGAGCAGATCGCCTCTCCGCTGGTCGAGGTGCGGGACGACTCGACCGTACCGGGCGCGGTCGGCTCCTACGGCTGCGACGACGAAGGGACGGCGGCCCGCTCCACGACGGTCATCGAGCAGGGCCGGCTCAGGGCCTACCTGACGGACCAGGACTCGGCCTCCAGACTCGGTACGCAGCCCAGCGGGAACGGGCGGTGCGGCACCGTGCAGCAGCCGCCGCTGCCCCGGATGACCAACACCTGCCTCGCGGCAGGGACGTCCACCGTCGACGAGATCATCGCCGACACCCCCTTCGGTATCTACGCCGAGCATGTGGGTGGCGGTGAAGTCGTCGAGGCCACGGGCGAGTTCACGTTCCGCGTGACCAACGGATGGCTGATCGAGAACGGCAGGATCACCGACCCCGTCCGGGAGACGACCATCGCCGGGCTCGGCACGGACGTCCTGCGGGGCATCGACGCGGTGGCGGACGACGTGACCGTCGGGGCA
- a CDS encoding ATP-grasp domain-containing protein, with the protein MKQDSPTPRVLVIAGRAGKLKAAVDAGFEVVYAQHTGLFSDRHRAASHEALLLDYTRPDLLLPVVAGLHQAAPLALVASFTDPGLEPAGLLTEHLGLPGNPASVSALLRDKHALRARLAEAGVETHPCALVDNAGELRDFCESHGYPVVLKPRDGTGSENVRRIESHEDVERAFDGRPEEQPPLLAERFLAGKEISVETVSQHGRHRVLALTEKFIDENFVECGHVVPARVGAEHRPSVEKLVLGLLDAAGLVEGCAHTEVMLTDTGPVSIESHNRMGGDRIYELVRLSHGTDLERLGFTLPLDIDPLPEPPVPARAAAIWFVRAEPGRVVDVEGTEQAEKAEGVQEVVVTAEPGGVVRPVRSSADRVGYVIATGADPDSAVARARAAAEGIRVRTEPAAVQAHT; encoded by the coding sequence ATGAAGCAGGACAGTCCCACACCGCGGGTACTGGTGATCGCCGGGCGGGCGGGAAAGCTCAAGGCCGCCGTGGACGCCGGCTTCGAGGTCGTCTATGCCCAGCACACCGGGCTCTTCTCGGACCGTCATCGCGCCGCCTCGCACGAGGCCCTCCTGCTCGACTACACGCGCCCCGACCTGCTCCTCCCCGTCGTGGCGGGTCTGCACCAGGCGGCTCCGCTCGCGCTCGTCGCCTCCTTCACCGACCCCGGCCTCGAGCCCGCGGGGCTCCTCACCGAGCACCTGGGGCTGCCCGGTAATCCTGCTTCCGTCTCCGCCCTGCTCCGGGACAAACACGCGCTGCGCGCACGGCTCGCCGAGGCCGGAGTGGAGACGCACCCCTGCGCCCTCGTCGACAACGCCGGCGAACTGCGGGACTTCTGCGAGAGCCACGGCTACCCGGTCGTCCTCAAACCCCGCGACGGCACCGGCAGCGAGAACGTACGGCGCATCGAGTCCCACGAGGACGTGGAGCGGGCCTTCGACGGCCGCCCGGAGGAGCAACCGCCCTTGCTGGCCGAACGGTTCCTCGCCGGCAAGGAGATCAGCGTCGAGACCGTGTCCCAGCACGGACGCCACCGTGTTCTCGCCCTCACGGAGAAGTTCATCGACGAGAACTTCGTGGAGTGCGGTCATGTCGTGCCGGCCCGTGTCGGTGCTGAGCACCGGCCCTCCGTCGAGAAGCTCGTCCTGGGCCTGTTGGACGCGGCCGGGCTGGTCGAGGGCTGTGCTCACACCGAGGTGATGCTCACCGACACCGGGCCGGTGAGCATCGAGTCCCACAACCGCATGGGCGGGGACCGCATCTACGAACTGGTACGGCTGTCCCACGGAACGGATCTGGAACGCCTCGGCTTCACGCTGCCCCTGGACATCGACCCGCTGCCCGAGCCCCCCGTCCCGGCCAGAGCCGCCGCGATCTGGTTCGTACGGGCCGAGCCCGGCCGCGTCGTGGATGTCGAGGGAACAGAGCAGGCCGAGAAGGCCGAAGGGGTGCAAGAGGTGGTCGTCACCGCCGAACCAGGGGGTGTGGTCCGACCGGTTCGCTCCAGCGCGGACAGGGTCGGCTACGTCATCGCCACCGGCGCCGACCCCGACTCCGCGGTGGCCCGCGCCCGGGCCGCCGCGGAGGGCATCCGGGTGCGAACCGAGCCCGCGGCCGTGCAGGCGCACACCTGA
- a CDS encoding ATP-grasp domain-containing protein, translated as MSHCHDGAPETVTHVMAGFGAALLPDLDRCLPPRSLLVVEEPDVVAARDLDRRATAHPCVAGILTAPIHEEDDLSAVLAAVPRPRNVRAVLPGVEYGVSAAAALADHWGLPGAGPAAARVLRDKALLREVCERSGVPQPRWRRATCAADVRSFRDQEVRGCVLKPANRQGSLGVQLLDPTDDLDEAWRHTVEADEPRLRARRPLPASFLVEERVDGPEISVECVVHEGRVLFRNVTAKDVRPGRHPVEMGHRVPADLPPGVPERVASAMDRLVAATGFRTGVLHAEWILRDGAKPVLVECAGRVPGDCIHELIDLAHGGSLVADLLTVLSGSTDVPHREPHRHAAIRFLNCPPGTVLSVTGTQEAAEPEEVVKVHVATAPGKETGIVSNSHERAGYVVVTGRDSAETTALLDTTAARIRFAVRPRQDAPRDGRCEAGRAI; from the coding sequence ATGAGCCACTGCCACGACGGGGCCCCGGAGACCGTCACCCATGTCATGGCCGGGTTCGGCGCGGCGCTGCTCCCCGACCTTGACCGTTGCCTGCCACCCCGCTCGCTCCTCGTCGTCGAGGAGCCGGACGTCGTCGCGGCCCGCGACCTCGACCGACGGGCCACCGCCCACCCCTGTGTGGCCGGCATCCTCACGGCACCCATCCATGAGGAGGACGATCTGTCCGCCGTACTGGCGGCGGTGCCACGACCGCGGAACGTCCGCGCCGTCCTGCCCGGTGTCGAGTACGGGGTCTCCGCGGCCGCGGCCCTCGCCGACCATTGGGGGCTGCCGGGTGCCGGGCCGGCGGCCGCTCGCGTCCTGCGGGACAAGGCCCTGCTGCGGGAGGTCTGCGAGCGGTCCGGAGTGCCGCAGCCGCGGTGGCGAAGGGCGACCTGCGCAGCAGACGTGCGCTCCTTTCGGGACCAGGAGGTCCGGGGGTGTGTCCTCAAACCCGCCAACCGACAGGGCAGTCTGGGCGTGCAGCTCCTCGACCCCACCGATGACCTCGACGAGGCCTGGCGGCACACGGTCGAGGCGGACGAGCCCCGGCTGCGAGCCAGACGACCGCTACCGGCGTCTTTCCTCGTGGAGGAACGCGTCGACGGTCCCGAGATCAGCGTCGAGTGCGTGGTCCACGAAGGCCGGGTGCTGTTCCGCAACGTGACCGCCAAGGACGTACGCCCGGGTCGGCACCCCGTCGAGATGGGCCATCGGGTTCCGGCGGACCTGCCGCCCGGAGTGCCCGAGCGGGTCGCCTCGGCCATGGATCGGCTGGTGGCAGCCACCGGCTTTCGGACAGGGGTCCTGCATGCCGAGTGGATTCTGCGGGATGGCGCGAAGCCCGTCCTCGTCGAGTGCGCGGGCCGCGTGCCGGGGGACTGCATTCACGAACTCATCGACCTCGCGCACGGAGGTTCACTCGTCGCCGACCTCCTCACCGTTCTGTCCGGTTCCACGGACGTGCCCCACCGCGAGCCACACAGGCACGCGGCCATCCGATTCCTCAACTGCCCGCCGGGAACGGTTCTCTCGGTGACGGGCACACAGGAGGCGGCAGAGCCGGAGGAGGTGGTGAAGGTCCACGTCGCCACTGCGCCGGGCAAGGAGACGGGTATCGTCTCGAACTCCCACGAGCGCGCCGGATACGTCGTGGTGACCGGGCGGGACAGCGCCGAGACCACAGCACTGCTCGACACGACGGCCGCCCGTATCCGCTTCGCCGTACGCCCCCGCCAGGACGCTCCGCGGGACGGCCGGTGCGAGGCCGGGAGGGCGATATGA
- a CDS encoding FAD-dependent oxidoreductase: protein MYRFSETGRCWRLVVIGGGSAAAIQVRQGDVPPQDTLVIADRLGTGMEFLEDFTLQSYADELRLSRHQETSRLGVTGQLRPSAAQFDAYVRESLLGSGATLKSARVLEVEGEAGMFLLHVLNGDGRMSYERAEAVVLATGSTPRTPPPGWAEAGAVSHDVVHREHARHRTSRWAGRTVLVVGSGNSAMQVASLVASEAAEVVVLGNRYVGMFPTENPDKYGWRAPSQLACELVAKSALECGRPGWHTTCVRHLVYERLDVRDGEITWTYKAEDNRNPLGSRSLSGRCRHARGRLIGEGGSAWEESRRAEETAVVWATGSEPVLPGGSLIESLARQADGSLLTDEAGRTSVDGVHALGACAGQRAVNETTPALVRGRLPLPKLLAGRGVPVESEVPA from the coding sequence ATGTACCGTTTCAGCGAAACCGGCCGATGTTGGCGCCTGGTGGTCATCGGCGGGGGATCCGCCGCCGCCATACAGGTACGCCAGGGGGACGTACCTCCCCAGGACACTCTGGTCATCGCTGACCGTCTGGGCACGGGAATGGAGTTCCTCGAAGACTTCACCCTGCAGTCCTACGCGGACGAGCTCAGGCTCTCCCGACACCAGGAAACTTCTCGGCTTGGCGTGACCGGGCAACTCCGGCCCAGCGCGGCCCAGTTCGACGCCTACGTCCGCGAGAGCCTGCTCGGCTCCGGCGCCACGCTGAAGAGCGCACGGGTCCTGGAGGTCGAAGGCGAGGCGGGCATGTTCCTCCTCCACGTGCTCAACGGCGACGGCCGCATGTCCTACGAACGTGCCGAGGCAGTCGTCCTGGCGACGGGAAGCACCCCCCGCACCCCACCCCCCGGCTGGGCGGAGGCCGGGGCCGTTTCCCACGACGTGGTCCACCGTGAACACGCCCGGCATCGGACGAGCCGGTGGGCGGGCAGAACCGTCCTCGTGGTGGGCTCCGGGAACTCCGCCATGCAGGTCGCGTCGCTGGTTGCCTCGGAGGCCGCCGAGGTGGTGGTTCTCGGCAACCGCTACGTCGGCATGTTCCCCACGGAGAATCCCGACAAGTACGGCTGGCGCGCCCCCTCCCAGCTCGCCTGCGAGCTGGTCGCCAAATCCGCCCTGGAGTGCGGCCGGCCGGGATGGCACACCACGTGTGTGCGCCACTTGGTCTACGAACGTCTTGACGTGCGTGACGGCGAGATCACATGGACGTACAAGGCCGAGGACAACCGGAACCCCCTGGGCTCCCGGTCCCTCAGCGGCCGGTGCCGGCACGCCCGGGGACGCCTCATCGGTGAGGGTGGCTCGGCCTGGGAGGAGAGCCGCCGGGCCGAGGAGACCGCGGTGGTCTGGGCGACGGGCAGCGAGCCCGTGCTCCCCGGCGGGTCGCTGATCGAGTCACTGGCCCGGCAGGCGGACGGCTCGCTCCTGACCGACGAGGCCGGCCGCACCTCCGTGGACGGCGTGCACGCTCTCGGCGCCTGCGCCGGTCAGCGTGCCGTCAACGAAACCACCCCGGCGCTGGTCCGCGGACGCCTGCCCCTTCCGAAGCTCCTGGCGGGCAGGGGCGTTCCGGTGGAATCCGAGGTGCCCGCATGA
- a CDS encoding deoxynucleoside kinase, with the protein MTGTDRPYRIIAVEGIDGSGKSTLAARLVGLLGPKARYERLSPRMASVFRELVDEPSQHQHRYQDVVPDALRRSAFLVDAQAQFHYLEAEYAAYDWLIFDRWLTTYDVYAPGRSVYDDYYRLLMDDLPRPDLLLHVRTPPRTAFARITQRGDWTVDHWSADRLMADLERLDASYTARLADVPHTVVDGTPPAEKVADHVLGLIHALDRRGDKEAAV; encoded by the coding sequence ATGACGGGAACGGACCGCCCCTACCGGATCATCGCGGTGGAGGGGATCGACGGATCGGGGAAGTCCACCCTGGCCGCCCGCCTGGTGGGTCTCCTCGGACCCAAGGCCCGGTACGAGCGGCTCTCGCCCCGCATGGCGAGCGTCTTCCGCGAACTGGTCGACGAGCCCTCGCAGCATCAGCACCGCTACCAGGACGTCGTCCCCGACGCGCTGCGCCGCAGCGCCTTCCTGGTCGACGCGCAGGCACAGTTCCACTACCTGGAAGCGGAGTACGCGGCGTACGACTGGCTCATCTTCGACCGGTGGCTCACCACGTACGACGTCTATGCCCCGGGCCGCAGTGTGTACGACGACTACTACCGGCTCCTCATGGACGACCTGCCGCGGCCGGACCTCCTCCTCCATGTCCGCACCCCACCGCGGACCGCGTTCGCACGCATCACCCAACGGGGGGACTGGACCGTCGACCACTGGAGCGCCGACCGACTGATGGCCGACCTGGAGAGGCTCGACGCCTCGTACACAGCGCGTCTCGCCGACGTCCCGCACACGGTCGTGGACGGCACGCCGCCCGCCGAGAAGGTCGCCGACCACGTCCTCGGCCTGATCCACGCTCTCGACCGTCG
- a CDS encoding ATP-grasp domain-containing protein, translating into MSEHVLVVGSGRDLPGRVRAAAPGNRTTVICRLDYLSRLRERDAHSRVLAVRHDAPDREWVAIAAAVHAVDPFTRIATFGERDQDRCAEIGRALGLHTHSPRTVALVHDKAAMRARLRETGTDPTPSAKVTDLEALRVFVTTHGVPCVVKPTHGSASVGVAVLRSAEEHELAAALTRAGGDFYGLSGAGVVAERFHEGPQFSVEAFSEDGEHVCVAITRKYSDPDRFVELGHVVPAPLPPETEDEVRGYVPRVLDALDIAFGATHTEIVLTEAGPRVIETHLRMGGDEIPALVRSATGVDLADLVARQAAGERVLPGLRKELADGRTPAAAAIWFAAAPAAGVLTSVEGVDEARRTAGVEEVVVQAEPGTVCAGLESSEERLAFARAAGASAEEAVGSARAALAALAFHIRTVPSIEEAV; encoded by the coding sequence ATGAGCGAGCACGTTCTTGTCGTCGGCAGTGGACGGGACCTGCCAGGACGCGTGCGCGCCGCGGCACCCGGAAACCGCACGACGGTGATCTGCCGCCTGGACTACCTCTCCCGCCTGCGGGAACGCGATGCGCACAGCCGTGTCCTCGCAGTCCGCCACGATGCCCCCGACAGGGAATGGGTGGCCATCGCCGCCGCCGTACACGCCGTGGACCCCTTCACCCGCATCGCCACGTTCGGCGAGCGCGACCAGGACCGGTGCGCCGAGATCGGCCGTGCCCTCGGACTGCACACGCACAGCCCGCGCACCGTGGCGCTCGTCCACGACAAGGCAGCCATGCGGGCGCGGCTGCGGGAGACCGGCACGGATCCCACGCCCTCGGCCAAGGTGACAGACCTGGAGGCGCTGCGCGTCTTCGTCACCACGCACGGCGTGCCGTGCGTGGTGAAGCCGACGCACGGCTCTGCCAGCGTCGGTGTCGCCGTGCTGCGTTCGGCGGAGGAACACGAGCTCGCCGCCGCTCTCACGAGGGCGGGCGGAGACTTCTACGGCCTCTCCGGCGCCGGAGTCGTCGCCGAACGCTTCCACGAGGGGCCGCAGTTCAGCGTCGAGGCATTCTCCGAGGACGGCGAGCACGTGTGCGTGGCGATCACCCGCAAGTACTCCGACCCCGACCGCTTCGTCGAGCTCGGACACGTGGTACCCGCGCCGCTCCCGCCGGAGACGGAGGACGAGGTCCGCGGCTACGTCCCGCGCGTGCTCGACGCGCTCGACATCGCCTTCGGAGCCACGCACACCGAGATCGTGCTCACCGAGGCCGGCCCGCGTGTGATCGAGACACACCTGCGCATGGGCGGCGACGAGATACCGGCGCTCGTACGGTCCGCCACCGGCGTGGACCTGGCGGACCTCGTAGCCAGACAGGCCGCCGGTGAACGCGTGCTCCCCGGCCTCCGCAAGGAGTTGGCCGACGGACGGACACCTGCCGCCGCGGCGATCTGGTTCGCGGCGGCGCCGGCCGCGGGGGTGCTGACCTCGGTGGAGGGCGTGGACGAGGCGCGCCGCACCGCCGGGGTCGAGGAGGTCGTCGTACAGGCCGAGCCGGGCACGGTCTGCGCAGGACTGGAGTCGTCCGAGGAACGCCTCGCCTTCGCGCGCGCAGCCGGGGCGAGCGCCGAGGAGGCAGTGGGCTCGGCACGAGCCGCCCTCGCCGCCCTCGCCTTCCACATCAGGACGGTCCCGTCGATCGAGGAGGCAGTGTGA
- a CDS encoding metallophosphoesterase produces the protein MARFAVISDLHGNYENLLAIQEKAAGRVDTVVLTGDYLEAKVSKKDLHRDLCWSLPDAVDPDAPLWEALSSCVLVRGNQEERITTVLRDRDVPDALEALLAAPPERATPTTRFVHGHRFNWFREGEDLSHPVLDALPDRPVLIHGHSHRRRLTTGLEATGQHTPLRLEPETGRVYQLPRSGVCLVNAGAAGDREAHWVLYDEEARTVTFETVRTTGVR, from the coding sequence GTGGCGCGTTTCGCCGTCATATCCGATCTGCACGGGAACTACGAAAACCTGCTGGCGATACAGGAGAAGGCCGCCGGCCGCGTCGACACCGTGGTCCTCACGGGCGACTACCTCGAGGCGAAGGTGTCCAAGAAGGACCTGCACCGTGACCTTTGTTGGTCGCTCCCGGACGCCGTGGACCCCGATGCGCCCCTTTGGGAAGCCCTCTCCTCGTGCGTTCTCGTGCGCGGAAACCAGGAGGAGCGCATCACCACCGTCCTGCGCGACCGAGACGTCCCGGACGCACTGGAAGCGCTGCTGGCCGCACCCCCGGAACGGGCCACGCCCACAACCCGGTTCGTCCACGGCCACCGCTTCAACTGGTTCCGCGAGGGCGAGGATCTGAGTCACCCCGTACTCGACGCCCTGCCGGACCGGCCGGTCCTCATCCACGGCCACAGCCACCGTCGGCGGCTCACCACCGGCCTGGAAGCGACTGGGCAGCACACCCCGCTCCGCCTGGAACCCGAGACCGGCCGTGTCTACCAGCTGCCCCGGTCGGGTGTGTGCCTGGTGAACGCGGGTGCCGCGGGGGACCGTGAGGCGCACTGGGTGCTGTACGACGAGGAAGCCCGCACGGTCACGTTCGAGACCGTCCGCACGACAGGAGTCCGTTGA